The genomic segment AGGCGTCGAGGTCCTTCTCATTCTTAAAGTCATCGAAGGTGAAGGACTCCATTTCACGAAGTGTTTCAATGGCCTTTAAAATCCGATATTTATCGTAGCATTCCCTGCAAACGGCCAGGTTCTCAGAGCTGCAGTTTTCACAGGATGAAGAAGATGATTCACTGCCGCAGGAGAGGCATAAAAGTTTATCTGATTCTCTACAGCAGAGGACACAGTTATCCATATGGCATACTCCCCTCAATACAGTATAAATTTAATATTTTTACAGATACTTAAATCATTAACATTTACAGGGTTATAAAAAAATTTATCTATCAATTTTTAGAAACATTTAAATGAGTTTAATGCCGTAAAGGGGGTTTTTAACATAATAAAACAGAAAAGGCTGGTCCCCAGGGGTAAGTCCAGATACTGGCTTCACAGGGTAGATGATGATATACTTGAAGATATATCCGAGAACCTCGTGATTGGCTCCGTAAGGAAGAGGGGTAAACTTATAAATGAAATTCGATCCGGTGACAGGATATTCCTCTTCAAGCCGATCCCCTTGAATGGACGGAGGACACTCTCATTTGTTGCATACACCCTGGTTGAAAGGGTATACAGTGACCCTGAAAGCCTATATGATTACTATGAATCCCCCAGGAAGCTGAAGCTCAAGGGGATAAAGTTCTTCAACCCCCCCATACCCCTAATTAAATTCAAGAATAAACTTGTTTCCCTTGATTCTAAAAAATGGTCATCTGCACTCAAATCTGAGTACAGACAGATAGATGAGGCTGATTTCAGGACCATAAGGTCCAGGGCAAAGTTCATAGAGAAATTCCCCGCCTACCTTGAGGAGGTATCCTTCAGCATGGATGAATTCATCCTGAACTCCATCATGGGCCTCCACAGCATGCTCAGAAAGGCCGATGGCCGGAAGCAGATGGAGATAAAATCCTTCATAAAACTCCTTGATGAATTCATCCAGTCCTACGGGATTAACAAGTCATATGATGAACTTGAGGAATTCTACTCCATCAACGCCTGGAGGACCGGTATAAAACACTACCCGTCACGGGATCCCGAGAGAATAGTAACACTCTACAACAGCAGAGGGGCTGGAAGAGACTTTGGATTGATATCCCTGGAATAGGAGGCTTAATATGAATGCAGAGAGTATCATAAATGCCCTTAAAAATGGCAACGTCCCCCCGGAGGGGGTGGGCGAGATATGCGTCGGGCGTGAGAGGGAACTGGAGGAGTTCGACAAGATATTCGGTAAGGTTAAGGAGGGGGCTGCGGTAACAAGGTTCCTAAACGGTGAATTCGGGTCGGGGAAGTCCTTCTTCCTGAAACTCCTGGAGGAAAGGGCCCTTGCAGACAACTTCGTCGTCGCAAAGGTGACACTCAGCCGCGACGTCCCCTTCAACAAGTTCGAGGTCGTCTACAGGAGCATCGTTGCCTCGCTCCGCTGCAAGACCGGCACATCCCTTGAACACATAATTGAAAAGTGGACCACACAGCTCCGCATGATGGCCCTAAGGGAAACCACGGACCCCTACCAGCAGGAGAGGATAGTGATAGACAACATAAACAACGACCTCAAGGAGGTTCGTAAACACGCCACAACATTCGCCGCTGCAATAGAAAACTACTACAAGCTCTCTGCGCGGGGTGACCAGGAGACAGCAAAGTATGCAATGGCCTGGCTTAGCGGTGAGAAGAACATACCCTACACCATAAAAAGGCAGTTCGGTGTCAAGGGTGATATTGACAGGGAAAACGCCTTCAAGTACCTCGAGGCCCTCTCCTCATTCCTGAGGGCACTCAACTACGCAGGGCTCATAATACTCATAGACGAGGCAGAGCACATAATGACCCTACACACAAAGAAGCTGAGGGACACAGCCTACGACTACATGAGGTTTATATACGATGAGTGCAGCCTCGGCAGATTCCACAACACCCTCTTCATATTCGCAGGGACCCCCGAGTTCTTTGAGGACCCGAAGATGGGCGTGCCATCCTACACCGCACTCAATGAGAGGATAGAGGACGTCCTAAACACGGACTTCAAGGACCTCAGGAAACCCATAATCAGACTTGATGGCTTCAGGAAGGATAACCTCATGGAGCTATCAGATCGCCTCATAAGGATGCACGAGGAGGTCTATGAATGGGAGGCCAAACCGGTCAGGGAGTCCCTTGATGGTATAATAGCAAGGCATGAGGCCAACGCGGAACTCACAGGTTACATTTCACCGAGAAACTTTGTGAAGTCATTCATAAGTGTCCTTGATGTTGTCCAGCAGAACCCTGAACTCCGGACCCAGGAGGAGATCCTTGACCTCTTCGAAGAGAAGGAGATGGAGTTTGAGGAGTTCGAGGATGAGGACTGGGTTTAATTCCAGGGTGATAAGCCTCTGAGGGGTCATCTGATGTCTTCCGACTCACTCAACCCCCGCCTCAGGCACTTCCTCGCCAACAGGCTCGGCTGGAGGAGGCTGAGGGATGTGCAGAAATCCGCCCTTGAAGCCATAGGACGGGGCGAGGACACACTCATAGTTGCACCCACAGCCTCGGGTAAGACCGAGGCAGCCATGATACCTGTCTTCAACTCCATACTCACAGATGGCCTCCCACCGGTCAGCCTGCTCTATGTCTCACCCCTCAAGGCACTCATAAATGACATGCACAGCAGACTGGAGTACTGGGGCAACCACTTCAACCTTGAGGTCATGAAGTGGCACGGGGATGTCCCGCCAGACACCAAGCGGAGGTTCATAAAGAACCCTTCGGACATCCTCCTCATAACACCAGAGTCCCTTGAGGTTATCATGGTGAACAGGACCCTGGATGAGAG from the Methanothermobacter sp. K4 genome contains:
- a CDS encoding BREX system ATP-binding domain-containing protein; this translates as MNAESIINALKNGNVPPEGVGEICVGRERELEEFDKIFGKVKEGAAVTRFLNGEFGSGKSFFLKLLEERALADNFVVAKVTLSRDVPFNKFEVVYRSIVASLRCKTGTSLEHIIEKWTTQLRMMALRETTDPYQQERIVIDNINNDLKEVRKHATTFAAAIENYYKLSARGDQETAKYAMAWLSGEKNIPYTIKRQFGVKGDIDRENAFKYLEALSSFLRALNYAGLIILIDEAEHIMTLHTKKLRDTAYDYMRFIYDECSLGRFHNTLFIFAGTPEFFEDPKMGVPSYTALNERIEDVLNTDFKDLRKPIIRLDGFRKDNLMELSDRLIRMHEEVYEWEAKPVRESLDGIIARHEANAELTGYISPRNFVKSFISVLDVVQQNPELRTQEEILDLFEEKEMEFEEFEDEDWV